In one Bacillus sp. PK3_68 genomic region, the following are encoded:
- the dnaB gene encoding replicative DNA helicase, with protein MSELLTDRIPPQSIEAEQAVLGAIFLEPAALTVASEILIPEDYYRTAHQKIYNTMLKLNDHGKAVDVVTVTEELAAAKDLEDVGGVTYLTELAESVPTAANIEYYARIVEEKSLLRRLIRTATTIAQEGYNREDEVDALLNEAEKSIMEVAQRKNTSAFHNIKDVLVRTYDNIEMLHNRKGDVTGIPTGFAELDHMTAGFQRNDLIIVAARPSVGKTAFALNIAQNVATKTDENVAIFSLEMGAEQLVMRMLCAEGNINAQNLRTGSLTDEDWRKLTMAMGSLSNSGIYIDDTPGVRIGEIRSKCRRLKQEHGLGMILIDYLQLIQGSGRSGENRQQEVSEISRSLKALARELEVPVIALSQLSRGVEQRQDKRPMMSDIRESGSIEQDADIVAFLYRDDYYDKESENKNIIEIIIAKQRNGPVGTVQLAFVKEYNKFVNLERRFDETG; from the coding sequence ATGAGTGAGTTGTTAACCGACCGGATCCCGCCGCAAAGCATTGAAGCGGAGCAAGCGGTACTTGGTGCTATTTTTTTGGAGCCTGCAGCTTTAACAGTAGCTTCTGAGATTCTCATTCCAGAAGACTACTACCGGACTGCTCACCAAAAAATATATAATACGATGCTCAAGCTTAATGATCATGGAAAAGCAGTCGACGTTGTTACCGTGACAGAAGAGCTGGCTGCAGCCAAAGACTTGGAAGATGTTGGCGGTGTAACCTATTTAACGGAGCTGGCTGAATCGGTGCCAACGGCAGCCAATATTGAATATTATGCCCGCATCGTCGAAGAAAAGTCGCTTTTACGACGGTTGATTCGTACGGCCACAACAATTGCTCAAGAAGGCTATAACCGTGAAGATGAAGTAGATGCTTTATTAAATGAAGCAGAAAAAAGCATCATGGAAGTGGCTCAGCGAAAAAATACAAGCGCTTTTCATAATATAAAAGATGTACTCGTGCGTACGTATGATAATATTGAAATGCTTCATAACCGGAAGGGGGATGTGACTGGAATCCCGACTGGATTTGCTGAACTTGATCACATGACTGCCGGTTTTCAGCGCAATGACCTGATTATTGTAGCAGCGCGTCCTTCCGTCGGTAAAACGGCGTTTGCGTTAAATATTGCCCAAAACGTTGCTACAAAGACAGATGAAAACGTGGCGATTTTCAGTTTGGAGATGGGAGCGGAGCAGCTTGTTATGCGGATGCTCTGTGCAGAAGGCAACATTAACGCTCAAAACTTGCGTACAGGTTCCTTGACAGATGAAGATTGGCGCAAGCTGACAATGGCGATGGGAAGTTTGTCGAATTCAGGAATTTATATTGATGATACACCGGGCGTGCGCATTGGAGAAATCCGTTCAAAATGCCGTCGTTTAAAGCAGGAGCATGGCCTGGGTATGATTTTAATAGATTACTTGCAGCTTATTCAGGGCAGCGGTCGTTCAGGTGAGAACCGCCAGCAGGAGGTCTCAGAGATCTCGCGCTCCCTCAAGGCGCTTGCCCGTGAACTAGAAGTTCCGGTCATTGCTCTTTCCCAGCTTTCTCGTGGCGTGGAGCAGCGTCAGGATAAGCGTCCGATGATGTCTGATATCCGTGAATCGGGATCTATTGAGCAAGATGCAGATATTGTTGCTTTCTTGTATCGAGATGATTATTATGATAAAGAATCGGAAAACAAAAATATTATCGAAATCATTATAGCAAAGCAGCGGAATGGCCCAGTTGGCACTGTTCAGCTCGCTTTTGTTAAAGAGTATAACAAGTTCGTCAACCTGGAACGGCGTTTTGATGAAACAGGGTAA
- the yycH gene encoding two-component system activity regulator YycH → MNYEKIKSIGLALLVAISIILTLSIWSYQPNYDTIKRDNIHEVSSISETKEASHLVKPSTVLFHKDDEHYGSTRDIEVDEIMKEIQTWTFTNTVDVSSRITEKEFGELLHGENRLELLFPAFIPFYTMSTITTFEDDSVPNAVFDRIIITNINTREKQATVYFVSTKERLVFRSEASSTNLSAFKKQFIKDAEKWEPYVHYPLATNEQLFLPEKQPVLSSYKYLPDEIDIEDFKDLLFSDPSLVKKGLKTNGEEYTDGSTLMKVDYLKRMIFYVNPAKESEINNPGSLHDLLDKSIKFINEHSGWTDQYRLFKATPGSSEIGYRLFKNGLPVFDGQSMSADQDMAEIVQVWGQDKIYKYTRPYFTLDISLPSEGEEVTLPDSASALKQVKKLEHFKPALLEDMAVGYQLLPDPESSKILVLEPSWFYKYGGRWKHLSFTEKTEGKVHGLE, encoded by the coding sequence ATGAACTATGAAAAAATAAAATCAATCGGGTTAGCGCTGCTTGTGGCAATCAGCATTATCCTGACTTTGAGTATATGGAGTTACCAACCAAATTACGACACTATCAAAAGAGATAATATTCATGAAGTATCTTCAATCAGTGAGACAAAAGAAGCTTCTCACTTAGTTAAGCCGTCTACCGTGCTGTTTCATAAGGATGATGAGCATTATGGTTCTACAAGAGATATAGAAGTAGATGAAATCATGAAAGAAATACAAACATGGACATTTACAAACACCGTAGATGTATCAAGCAGAATAACAGAAAAGGAATTTGGTGAGTTACTCCATGGCGAAAATCGCCTGGAACTCTTGTTTCCTGCTTTTATTCCTTTTTACACAATGAGCACCATTACGACATTTGAAGATGACTCTGTACCGAATGCGGTGTTTGACCGAATTATTATCACTAATATAAATACGAGAGAGAAGCAGGCAACTGTCTATTTCGTATCGACAAAGGAGCGTCTTGTTTTTCGAAGTGAAGCCTCCTCAACAAACCTTTCAGCATTTAAAAAGCAATTTATTAAGGATGCGGAAAAGTGGGAGCCATATGTTCATTATCCGCTTGCCACAAATGAACAATTGTTCCTTCCAGAAAAGCAGCCGGTGCTATCCAGTTATAAATACTTGCCGGATGAAATTGATATAGAGGACTTTAAGGATTTGCTGTTTAGTGATCCGAGTTTAGTAAAAAAAGGCTTAAAAACTAATGGTGAAGAATACACAGACGGCTCTACATTAATGAAGGTTGATTACCTTAAGAGGATGATTTTCTATGTCAATCCAGCCAAAGAGTCTGAAATTAATAATCCAGGAAGTTTGCATGACCTATTAGATAAAAGTATTAAATTTATTAATGAGCATAGCGGATGGACGGATCAATATCGACTGTTCAAGGCGACTCCAGGGTCTTCTGAAATTGGTTACCGTTTGTTTAAAAATGGATTACCGGTGTTTGACGGCCAAAGCATGTCAGCAGATCAAGACATGGCAGAAATCGTACAAGTATGGGGACAAGACAAAATTTATAAGTATACCCGTCCTTATTTTACGCTTGATATCTCCTTGCCATCCGAAGGAGAAGAGGTTACACTGCCGGACAGCGCATCTGCATTAAAACAAGTAAAAAAATTGGAGCACTTTAAACCCGCATTGCTAGAAGATATGGCGGTAGGATACCAGCTGCTTCCAGATCCGGAATCATCCAAAATACTCGTTCTTGAGCCTTCCTGGTTTTATAAGTATGGAGGGCGCTGGAAGCATCTTTCATTCACTGAGAAGACGGAGGGAAAAGTCCATGGATTGGAGTAA
- the yycF gene encoding response regulator YycF, whose translation MQKKILVVDDERPIADILQFNLKKEGYDVHCAYDGDQAVEMVEELQPDLILLDIMLPGRDGMEVCREVRKKHEMPIVMLTAKDSEIDKVLGLELGADDYVTKPFSTRELIARVKANLRRHQAAPPQSEEEEDTNEISVGTLTIHPDAYVVSKRGETIELTHREFELLHYLAKHIGQVMTREHLLQTVWGYDYYGDVRTVDVTVRRLREKIEDNPSHPSWIVTRRGVGYYLRNPEQE comes from the coding sequence ATGCAAAAGAAAATATTAGTTGTCGATGATGAGAGGCCGATTGCAGATATTCTGCAGTTTAATCTTAAAAAAGAAGGCTATGATGTCCACTGTGCTTATGATGGCGATCAAGCGGTAGAAATGGTGGAGGAACTGCAGCCTGATTTAATATTGCTTGATATTATGCTTCCGGGACGGGATGGCATGGAAGTGTGCCGGGAAGTGCGAAAAAAACACGAGATGCCGATTGTCATGCTGACAGCGAAAGATTCGGAAATTGACAAAGTGCTTGGCCTTGAGCTAGGTGCAGATGACTATGTAACAAAGCCATTCAGCACCAGGGAATTGATCGCCCGTGTGAAAGCTAACTTGCGTCGACACCAGGCGGCACCACCACAATCGGAAGAAGAAGAAGACACGAATGAGATTTCAGTGGGAACCCTGACGATCCATCCGGATGCTTACGTTGTTTCTAAACGCGGTGAAACGATTGAATTGACGCACCGGGAATTTGAATTGCTTCATTATTTAGCAAAGCATATTGGACAAGTAATGACAAGAGAGCATTTGCTGCAAACAGTATGGGGTTACGACTACTATGGAGATGTCCGTACAGTCGACGTAACCGTTCGCCGTCTCCGTGAAAAAATTGAAGATAATCCAAGTCATCCTTCATGGATTGTGACAAGGCGAGGAGTAGGCTATTACTTGCGCAATCCTGAACAGGAGTAA
- the walK gene encoding cell wall metabolism sensor histidine kinase WalK — MKRVGFFQSIQLKFVLIYVLLILFAMQIIGVYFVRELEEKLLTNFKTSLQERVNLLEYNLREEMLKERTEETPTLEQDIRRILDDFAGPDVSEVRVIDHRSRIIGTSDSNRQGIIGQRITDISVKRTLSLGAEEDKMYIDQQSNKRIWVYTSPIISNREVIGAVYLIGKVETVFGQLEDINEILFSATALALGLTAILGILLARTITRPISDMRRQAVALGKGNFSRKVKVYGQDEIGELAITFNNLTKRLQEAQATTEGERRKLSSVLSYMTDGVIATDRKGRVILINEPAAKLLNVSRETVISQTITNLLGLEKEYTFDDLLNEQDSVILDYSNDDQPYVLRANFSVIQKDTGFVNGLIAVLHDITEQEKIEMDRREFVANVSHELRTPLTTMRSYLEALADGAWQDADIAPHFLEVTQTETERMIRLVNDLLQLSKFDSRDYQLTKKDVDFTEFFNRIIDRFEMTKSQDVTFKRKLPRYPIYVEIDTDKLTQVIDNIISNALKYSPEGGQITFKVEEKSDQIEISIRDQGMGIPKKNLERIFERFYRVDRARSRKMGGTGLGLAIAKEIITAHEGHIWATSAEGKGTTIFFTLPYELSQEDDWS; from the coding sequence ATGAAACGAGTTGGCTTTTTTCAGTCGATACAACTGAAGTTTGTATTAATTTATGTATTGCTTATTTTGTTTGCTATGCAAATTATCGGAGTGTATTTTGTAAGAGAACTCGAAGAAAAGCTTCTTACAAATTTTAAAACCTCCCTTCAAGAACGAGTCAATCTTCTTGAATATAATTTAAGGGAAGAAATGCTGAAGGAACGGACAGAAGAAACCCCGACTCTTGAGCAGGATATCCGGAGAATACTGGATGATTTTGCAGGACCAGACGTATCAGAAGTCCGTGTTATTGACCACCGTAGCCGTATTATCGGCACTTCTGATTCCAATAGGCAGGGGATCATTGGCCAGAGAATTACTGACATTTCTGTGAAGCGGACGCTTTCTCTCGGCGCTGAAGAAGATAAAATGTATATTGACCAGCAATCGAATAAACGGATTTGGGTCTATACCTCTCCGATCATTTCCAATCGAGAAGTTATTGGAGCCGTCTATTTAATTGGCAAAGTGGAAACCGTGTTTGGCCAGTTGGAAGACATTAATGAAATCTTATTTTCAGCTACTGCTCTTGCCTTAGGATTAACAGCTATTCTTGGAATTTTGCTGGCACGGACAATTACCCGTCCGATCAGTGACATGCGCCGTCAGGCTGTGGCACTCGGAAAGGGGAACTTTTCCCGCAAGGTAAAAGTATATGGACAGGATGAAATTGGTGAACTGGCGATTACATTTAATAATTTAACGAAGCGTCTACAGGAAGCACAGGCGACGACTGAAGGAGAAAGAAGAAAGCTGTCTTCAGTGCTTTCTTATATGACTGATGGGGTTATTGCTACCGATCGAAAAGGAAGAGTTATTTTAATTAACGAGCCGGCTGCAAAGCTGTTAAATGTTTCACGTGAAACAGTTATTTCACAGACGATCACTAATTTGCTCGGCCTTGAAAAGGAATATACGTTTGATGATTTACTTAACGAGCAAGATTCAGTCATTTTAGATTACAGCAACGATGACCAGCCGTATGTTTTGCGTGCCAATTTTTCCGTTATTCAAAAAGATACCGGATTTGTCAATGGTTTGATTGCGGTTCTTCATGACATAACCGAACAGGAAAAAATTGAGATGGATCGCCGTGAGTTTGTTGCCAACGTATCTCATGAATTAAGAACACCGCTTACAACGATGAGAAGTTATTTAGAAGCTCTGGCGGATGGAGCATGGCAGGATGCGGATATTGCTCCTCATTTTCTTGAGGTCACCCAGACTGAAACAGAGCGGATGATTCGTCTCGTTAATGATCTGTTGCAGCTATCGAAATTCGACAGCCGCGATTATCAGCTAACGAAAAAGGACGTGGACTTCACAGAGTTCTTTAACCGGATTATTGACCGGTTTGAGATGACGAAGTCGCAGGATGTTACCTTTAAACGCAAATTGCCTCGCTATCCCATTTATGTCGAAATTGATACCGATAAATTAACACAGGTAATTGATAACATTATTTCTAACGCATTAAAGTATTCACCTGAAGGCGGACAGATTACTTTTAAAGTTGAAGAAAAAAGCGATCAGATTGAAATTAGCATCCGCGATCAGGGAATGGGGATACCGAAGAAAAATCTTGAGAGGATTTTTGAGCGCTTTTACCGTGTTGATCGGGCACGTTCCCGTAAAATGGGCGGAACTGGCCTCGGATTAGCAATTGCGAAAGAAATCATTACTGCCCATGAAGGCCACATTTGGGCAACGAGTGCTGAAGGCAAGGGAACAACGATTTTCTTTACGCTTCCATACGAACTGTCTCAAGAGGATGATTGGTCATGA
- a CDS encoding DHH family phosphoesterase, producing the protein MLSYYSRRKIQFPLYGLLAVLIIVFAVLATYNWPVALAGFIISGGLLFLLIKAEDSIHGEVERHVTTLSYRLKRVGEEALMEMPIGILLYNDDYYIEWANTFFSSYFKEEALVGKSLHELADSLITIIKNEKGDVIELHDRKFDVIIKPKEKLLYLFDVTEQEETARRFLEEQTVLSIIYLDNYDDLTQGMDDQTRSSLNSMVTSILNDWALEHGIFLKRISSERFFAVLNEKILRKLEETKFSILDEVRERTAKQAASLTLSIGVGHGELSLPELGTLAQSSLDLALGRGGDQAALKQLNGKVKFYGGKTNPMEKRTRVRARVISHALRELVMESDKVIVMGHKYPDMDALGASMGIRRVAEMNDREGYIVLDFSEMDTAVKRLMAETKKNPDLYSRIIAPEEAFDLATENTLLVVVDTHKPSMVIEEKLLQKVDKVVVIDHHRRGEEFVKNPLLVYMEPYASSTAELITELLEYQPKVSKLSMLEATALLAGIIVDTKSFSLRTGSRTFDAASYLRARGADTVLVQKFLKEDIDTYIQRSQIIETVYFYKDGIAIAKGDQAQVYDSVLIAQAADTLLAMDGVQASFVVARREPDTVGISARSLGEVNVQVIMEQLRGGGHLSNAATQLKDVTVEEAEEMLQQVITDLYEGGNEE; encoded by the coding sequence ATGCTTTCTTATTATAGCAGGCGGAAAATACAATTTCCGTTATATGGTTTACTGGCAGTTTTAATTATTGTTTTTGCCGTACTTGCTACTTATAATTGGCCGGTAGCACTCGCGGGGTTTATTATAAGCGGGGGGCTGCTTTTTCTGCTGATCAAAGCGGAGGATAGTATACACGGAGAGGTTGAGCGCCATGTTACGACTCTCTCTTACCGATTAAAGCGTGTAGGGGAAGAGGCACTCATGGAGATGCCGATTGGAATCCTTCTGTATAATGATGATTACTACATAGAGTGGGCTAACACCTTTTTCTCTTCTTACTTTAAGGAAGAAGCATTGGTAGGGAAATCGTTGCATGAGCTTGCCGATTCTCTCATTACCATTATTAAAAACGAAAAGGGCGATGTGATAGAGCTGCACGATCGGAAGTTTGACGTGATCATCAAGCCGAAAGAAAAGCTTCTCTACTTGTTCGATGTAACTGAGCAAGAGGAAACCGCAAGAAGGTTTTTGGAGGAGCAAACCGTTTTATCAATTATTTATTTAGATAACTATGACGATTTAACACAGGGAATGGATGATCAGACAAGAAGCAGCTTAAATAGTATGGTAACCTCTATTTTAAATGATTGGGCCTTAGAGCACGGGATTTTCTTAAAACGGATTTCTTCAGAGCGCTTTTTTGCTGTACTCAATGAAAAAATACTGCGGAAGCTCGAAGAAACAAAGTTTTCGATTTTAGATGAAGTAAGAGAACGCACAGCGAAGCAGGCTGCGTCATTGACGTTAAGCATTGGTGTCGGTCACGGAGAGCTGTCTCTGCCTGAACTGGGAACCCTTGCTCAATCTAGTCTGGATCTTGCTCTTGGTCGCGGTGGAGATCAGGCTGCTTTGAAGCAACTCAATGGCAAGGTAAAGTTCTATGGGGGCAAGACCAATCCAATGGAAAAAAGAACACGTGTCAGAGCACGAGTCATTTCTCATGCTCTGCGTGAGCTCGTAATGGAGAGCGACAAAGTGATTGTCATGGGCCATAAATATCCAGACATGGATGCGCTGGGCGCTTCCATGGGAATTCGGCGTGTAGCAGAAATGAACGATCGCGAAGGATATATTGTCCTTGATTTTTCTGAGATGGACACGGCTGTCAAGCGGTTAATGGCAGAAACAAAAAAGAACCCGGATCTTTACTCGCGCATTATTGCTCCAGAAGAAGCATTCGATCTAGCGACGGAAAATACTCTCCTTGTCGTAGTCGATACTCATAAACCATCCATGGTCATTGAGGAGAAGCTGCTTCAAAAAGTGGACAAAGTAGTCGTTATTGACCATCACCGCCGTGGAGAAGAGTTTGTGAAGAATCCGCTGCTCGTTTACATGGAGCCGTACGCATCTTCCACTGCAGAGCTTATTACGGAATTGCTTGAGTATCAGCCGAAGGTCAGCAAGCTCTCGATGCTCGAAGCAACTGCACTATTAGCCGGTATTATTGTAGATACGAAAAGCTTTTCGTTGCGCACCGGTTCAAGAACTTTTGATGCTGCGTCTTATTTGCGCGCCCGAGGTGCGGACACAGTGCTTGTCCAAAAGTTCCTGAAGGAAGATATTGATACGTATATTCAACGTTCACAAATTATTGAGACCGTCTATTTCTATAAGGATGGCATCGCGATTGCCAAAGGAGATCAAGCTCAAGTATACGACTCTGTTTTAATTGCTCAGGCAGCCGATACATTGCTTGCGATGGATGGAGTGCAAGCTTCGTTTGTTGTCGCCAGGAGAGAGCCGGATACAGTAGGAATCAGTGCTCGTTCACTTGGAGAAGTAAATGTGCAGGTAATTATGGAACAGTTACGAGGTGGCGGCCATTTATCGAATGCGGCCACTCAATTAAAAGATGTGACTGTTGAAGAAGCGGAAGAAATGCTTCAGCAGGTTATAACTGATTTATATGAAGGAGGCAACGAAGAATGA
- the rplI gene encoding 50S ribosomal protein L9, whose translation MKVIFLQDVKGKGKKGEVKNVADGYAHNFLIKNGLAVEATAGNKKTLEAQKKKEVEIAQQELEEAKKLKAVMEELTVEIKAKSGEGGRLFGSVTTKQIAEELKKTHNIKIDKRKMDLPEGIRALGYTNVPVKLHNEVSATLKVHVTEEK comes from the coding sequence ATGAAAGTAATCTTCTTACAAGACGTAAAAGGAAAAGGAAAAAAGGGCGAAGTAAAAAATGTGGCGGATGGATATGCCCATAATTTTTTAATTAAAAACGGATTGGCAGTGGAAGCGACGGCAGGGAACAAAAAGACGCTGGAAGCCCAGAAGAAAAAAGAAGTGGAGATTGCTCAGCAAGAGTTGGAAGAAGCGAAGAAATTAAAAGCGGTAATGGAAGAATTAACAGTAGAAATTAAAGCAAAGTCTGGCGAAGGCGGCCGGCTGTTCGGTTCTGTTACAACAAAGCAAATTGCAGAAGAACTGAAAAAGACACACAATATAAAAATTGATAAGCGTAAAATGGATCTACCTGAAGGAATTCGGGCGCTTGGCTATACAAATGTGCCGGTTAAACTTCATAATGAAGTATCTGCCACATTAAAAGTTCATGTTACTGAAGAAAAATAA
- a CDS encoding YybS family protein — translation MDNKKMITEGVKRAIIFAVLFTLTLYIPGLGMIASLFLLLPFLAYSAKYPARTAISFAAICLIISLLLGGLPAVPFALLFIMTGTIMGNMIQKNRDKFSIFMAGSLIFLLNIVVLYVTIMGVAGDQAVDISASFKQSYEDSAKLMESMGNPLPEAAIEQAQEVFDYLTALMPSLLVLFSLGSILILMAINFPIAKKMGVDVPKFKPFREWHVPKSILWYYIILLVMSLVAVPEKGSMWYFSYINIMFMLQFCLLLQGLSFLYFIAHLKKWPKILPILLTVFSILFLPLLYIVRLLGIIDLGFDLRQRLQRKR, via the coding sequence GTGGACAATAAAAAAATGATAACCGAAGGAGTAAAAAGGGCCATTATTTTTGCCGTTTTATTCACACTAACGCTGTATATTCCAGGTTTGGGGATGATAGCCAGTCTTTTTCTTCTTCTTCCTTTTTTAGCGTACAGTGCTAAGTATCCAGCACGAACGGCTATAAGCTTTGCCGCCATCTGTTTGATTATTTCTTTGCTACTCGGCGGTCTGCCAGCAGTGCCATTTGCATTGTTGTTTATTATGACAGGAACAATTATGGGAAATATGATTCAAAAAAATCGGGACAAATTTTCTATATTTATGGCAGGAAGTTTAATTTTTTTGCTGAATATAGTTGTTTTATATGTAACGATTATGGGTGTGGCAGGAGATCAAGCGGTTGATATAAGCGCGTCATTCAAACAATCCTATGAGGATTCTGCCAAGTTAATGGAAAGCATGGGAAATCCTCTCCCGGAAGCGGCAATCGAGCAGGCCCAAGAAGTATTTGATTACTTGACCGCACTGATGCCGAGTTTGCTTGTGCTTTTCTCGCTAGGTTCCATATTAATTCTCATGGCTATTAACTTTCCAATTGCCAAGAAAATGGGTGTGGATGTGCCGAAGTTTAAGCCTTTCAGAGAATGGCACGTGCCGAAAAGTATTTTATGGTACTATATTATCTTGTTGGTGATGAGCTTGGTTGCAGTACCAGAGAAGGGAAGCATGTGGTACTTTTCCTACATAAATATTATGTTTATGCTGCAATTTTGTTTGCTGCTTCAAGGATTATCATTTCTTTACTTTATAGCTCATTTGAAAAAATGGCCGAAGATTCTTCCAATTTTGCTAACAGTTTTTTCAATTCTCTTCCTTCCGCTCCTTTATATTGTGAGATTATTAGGTATAATTGACTTAGGATTCGACTTGCGGCAACGCCTTCAACGGAAAAGATAA
- a CDS encoding adenylosuccinate synthase encodes MSSVVVVGTQWGDEGKGKITDFLSENAEVVARYQGGNNAGHTIKFNNVTYKLHLIPSGIFYSDKICVIGNGMVVDPKALIQELKYLHDHNVSTDNLRISNRAHVILPYHLKIDEVEEARKGDNKIGTTKKGIGPAYMDKAARVGIRIADLLDRQAFEEKLTRNLEEKNRLLERFYETEGFKMADILDEYYEYGQQIKQYVCDTSVVLNDALDDGRRVLFEGAQGVMLDIDQGTYPFVTSSNPVAGGVTIGSGVGPTKINHVVGVAKAYTSRVGDGPFPTELHDEIGHQIREVGREYGTTTGRPRRVGWFDSVVVRHARRVSGLTDLSLNSIDVLTGIETLKICVAYRYEDKVIEEYPANLNILSKCTPIYEELPGWTEDITGCRALSELPDNARHYLERVSQLTGIPLSTFSVGPDRNQTNVIRSVWA; translated from the coding sequence ATGTCGTCAGTAGTAGTTGTTGGAACACAGTGGGGCGATGAAGGAAAAGGAAAGATTACTGATTTCCTTTCAGAAAATGCAGAAGTAGTAGCTCGTTACCAAGGCGGTAACAATGCAGGACATACAATTAAATTCAATAATGTTACGTATAAGCTTCATTTGATTCCATCTGGTATCTTCTATAGCGATAAAATTTGTGTAATCGGCAATGGTATGGTCGTTGATCCGAAAGCATTAATTCAGGAATTAAAGTACTTGCATGACCATAATGTCTCTACAGATAATTTGCGTATCAGCAACCGTGCACATGTGATCCTTCCTTACCACTTAAAAATTGATGAAGTGGAAGAAGCACGCAAAGGTGATAACAAAATCGGCACGACTAAAAAAGGCATTGGCCCTGCTTATATGGACAAAGCGGCTCGGGTAGGCATCCGTATAGCGGATCTATTAGACCGCCAGGCGTTTGAGGAAAAATTAACTCGCAACTTAGAAGAGAAAAATCGCTTGCTTGAGCGTTTCTATGAAACGGAAGGGTTCAAAATGGCAGATATTCTTGATGAATATTATGAATACGGCCAGCAAATCAAACAATATGTATGCGATACATCAGTTGTCTTAAACGATGCTTTAGATGACGGACGCCGTGTATTATTTGAAGGCGCTCAAGGCGTTATGCTGGACATTGACCAAGGTACATATCCATTTGTTACCTCTTCTAACCCAGTTGCGGGCGGTGTAACTATTGGTTCCGGTGTCGGCCCAACCAAAATTAATCATGTGGTAGGAGTAGCGAAAGCTTACACAAGCCGTGTAGGAGATGGCCCATTTCCAACGGAGCTTCATGATGAAATTGGTCATCAGATCCGTGAAGTAGGCCGCGAATATGGAACAACGACAGGCCGTCCACGCCGTGTTGGCTGGTTTGACAGCGTAGTTGTGCGTCATGCCCGCCGCGTCAGTGGTTTGACAGATCTTTCTCTTAATTCCATTGATGTATTAACAGGTATTGAAACATTAAAAATCTGTGTTGCTTACCGTTACGAAGATAAAGTGATTGAAGAGTATCCAGCAAACTTGAACATTTTATCTAAATGCACACCAATCTATGAGGAGCTTCCAGGCTGGACGGAAGATATTACTGGCTGCAGAGCGTTGAGTGAACTTCCTGACAATGCACGCCATTATTTAGAGCGTGTATCTCAGCTTACCGGTATTCCATTGTCTACATTCTCAGTAGGTCCGGATCGCAACCAGACAAATGTTATTCGCAGTGTATGGGCATAA